The Tenebrio molitor chromosome 5, icTenMoli1.1, whole genome shotgun sequence genome has a segment encoding these proteins:
- the dock gene encoding SH2/SH3 adapter protein dreadlocks isoform X1, whose translation MLETRSVRGMPEPSWQTKNNYGAKSSPQSMAAPNIRHGKTGQDDICHVVAKYDYAAQGPQELDLRKNERYLLLDDSKHWWKVQNSRNQAGYVPSNYVKKEKPSLFDSIKKKVTVKKGAGSKTLPSNNSPSRTVESPSMARRQAADPSEAIGTAVVKYNYQAQQPDELSLVKGSRILILEKSNDGWWRGQSGNVAGWFPSNYTQEEGDADDTLHTYAMAENVLDIVVALYAFSSTNDQELSFEKGDRLEILDRPPSDPEWYKARNAQGQIGLVPRNYLQELSEYLTQPYLDRKQEPMERSQVSVEKPHLVDKPWYYGNITRYVCDNLLNQRGHDGDFLIRDSETNVGDYSVSLKAPGRNKHFRVHVEGALYCIGQRKFHTLDQLVDHYQRAPIYTNKQGEKLYLVRPLPKPTNG comes from the exons ATGTTGGAGACCAGATCTGTTCGTGGTATGCCAGAACCGTCTTGGCAAACTAAGAATAATTACGGCGCTAAATCGTCCCCCCAATCGATGGCTGCACCAAATATCAGACATG GCAAGACCGGTCAAGATGACATTTGCCAtgttgtggccaagtatgacTATGCGGCACAAGGGCCCCAAGAGCTGGACCTCAGGAAGAACGAGCGGTATCTGCTCCTCGACGACTCCAAGCACTGGTGGAAGGTCCAGAACTCCAGGAACCAAGCCGGTTATGTGCCAAGCAACTATGTCAAAAAGGAAAAGCCCTCCCTCTTTGACAGTATCAAGAAAAAGGTAACG GTAAAGAAAGGCGCCGGTTCGAAAACCCTCCCTTCGAACAACTCCCCTTCCCGAACGGTGGAATCCCCCAGCATGGCGCGCCGCCAAGCCGCCGACCCGTCGGAGGCGATCGGCACCGCCGTCGTCAAGTACAACTACCAGGCCCAGCAACCCGACGAACTGTCCCTGGTCAAAGGCTCCAGGATCCTGATCCTGGAGAAGAGCAACGACGGCTGGTGGCGGGGCCAGAGCGGCAACGTGGCGGGCTGGTTCCCATCGAATTATACTCAAGAAGAGGGCGACGCTGACGACACCCTCCACACGTACGCGATGGCCGAGAACGTGCTGGACATCGTCGTCGCCTTGTACGCCTTCTCGTCGACGAACGACCAGGAGTTGTCCTTTGAGAAGGGCGACCGACTGGAGATCCTGGACAGGCCACCGAGCGACCCCGAATGGTACAAAGCCAGAAATGCTCAAGGCCAAATAGGTTTAGTCCCCCGGAATTACCTGCAAGAGTTGTCCGAGTATCTGACGCAGCCGTACCTCGACCGGAAGCAGGAGCCGATGGAGAGGTCGCAAGTGTCGGTGGAGAAGCCCCATCTGGTGGATAAGCCGTGGTACTACGGCAACATCACCCGATACGTGTGTGATAATTTGCTGAATCAGCGAGGCCACGACGGAGACTTCCTCATAAGGGACAGCGAGACCAAC GTGGGCGACTACTCGGTGTCCCTGAAGGCGCCGGGGAGGAACAAGCACTTCCGGGTGCACGTCGAGGGGGCGCTGTACTGCATCGGACAACGAAAATTTCATACGTTAGACCAACTCGTCGACCACTACCAGAGGGCGCCGATCTATACGAACAAACAAGGTGAAAAACTGTACCTAGTACGTCCATTACCAAAACCAACCAACGGATAA
- the dock gene encoding SH2/SH3 adapter protein dreadlocks isoform X2, which yields MLETRSVRGMPEPSWQTKNNYGAKSSPQSMAAPNIRHGKTGQDDICHVVAKYDYAAQGPQELDLRKNERYLLLDDSKHWWKVQNSRNQAGYVPSNYVKKEKPSLFDSIKKKVKKGAGSKTLPSNNSPSRTVESPSMARRQAADPSEAIGTAVVKYNYQAQQPDELSLVKGSRILILEKSNDGWWRGQSGNVAGWFPSNYTQEEGDADDTLHTYAMAENVLDIVVALYAFSSTNDQELSFEKGDRLEILDRPPSDPEWYKARNAQGQIGLVPRNYLQELSEYLTQPYLDRKQEPMERSQVSVEKPHLVDKPWYYGNITRYVCDNLLNQRGHDGDFLIRDSETNVGDYSVSLKAPGRNKHFRVHVEGALYCIGQRKFHTLDQLVDHYQRAPIYTNKQGEKLYLVRPLPKPTNG from the exons ATGTTGGAGACCAGATCTGTTCGTGGTATGCCAGAACCGTCTTGGCAAACTAAGAATAATTACGGCGCTAAATCGTCCCCCCAATCGATGGCTGCACCAAATATCAGACATG GCAAGACCGGTCAAGATGACATTTGCCAtgttgtggccaagtatgacTATGCGGCACAAGGGCCCCAAGAGCTGGACCTCAGGAAGAACGAGCGGTATCTGCTCCTCGACGACTCCAAGCACTGGTGGAAGGTCCAGAACTCCAGGAACCAAGCCGGTTATGTGCCAAGCAACTATGTCAAAAAGGAAAAGCCCTCCCTCTTTGACAGTATCAAGAAAAAG GTAAAGAAAGGCGCCGGTTCGAAAACCCTCCCTTCGAACAACTCCCCTTCCCGAACGGTGGAATCCCCCAGCATGGCGCGCCGCCAAGCCGCCGACCCGTCGGAGGCGATCGGCACCGCCGTCGTCAAGTACAACTACCAGGCCCAGCAACCCGACGAACTGTCCCTGGTCAAAGGCTCCAGGATCCTGATCCTGGAGAAGAGCAACGACGGCTGGTGGCGGGGCCAGAGCGGCAACGTGGCGGGCTGGTTCCCATCGAATTATACTCAAGAAGAGGGCGACGCTGACGACACCCTCCACACGTACGCGATGGCCGAGAACGTGCTGGACATCGTCGTCGCCTTGTACGCCTTCTCGTCGACGAACGACCAGGAGTTGTCCTTTGAGAAGGGCGACCGACTGGAGATCCTGGACAGGCCACCGAGCGACCCCGAATGGTACAAAGCCAGAAATGCTCAAGGCCAAATAGGTTTAGTCCCCCGGAATTACCTGCAAGAGTTGTCCGAGTATCTGACGCAGCCGTACCTCGACCGGAAGCAGGAGCCGATGGAGAGGTCGCAAGTGTCGGTGGAGAAGCCCCATCTGGTGGATAAGCCGTGGTACTACGGCAACATCACCCGATACGTGTGTGATAATTTGCTGAATCAGCGAGGCCACGACGGAGACTTCCTCATAAGGGACAGCGAGACCAAC GTGGGCGACTACTCGGTGTCCCTGAAGGCGCCGGGGAGGAACAAGCACTTCCGGGTGCACGTCGAGGGGGCGCTGTACTGCATCGGACAACGAAAATTTCATACGTTAGACCAACTCGTCGACCACTACCAGAGGGCGCCGATCTATACGAACAAACAAGGTGAAAAACTGTACCTAGTACGTCCATTACCAAAACCAACCAACGGATAA
- the dock gene encoding SH2/SH3 adapter protein dreadlocks isoform X3, which produces MSSLKIGKTGQDDICHVVAKYDYAAQGPQELDLRKNERYLLLDDSKHWWKVQNSRNQAGYVPSNYVKKEKPSLFDSIKKKVTVKKGAGSKTLPSNNSPSRTVESPSMARRQAADPSEAIGTAVVKYNYQAQQPDELSLVKGSRILILEKSNDGWWRGQSGNVAGWFPSNYTQEEGDADDTLHTYAMAENVLDIVVALYAFSSTNDQELSFEKGDRLEILDRPPSDPEWYKARNAQGQIGLVPRNYLQELSEYLTQPYLDRKQEPMERSQVSVEKPHLVDKPWYYGNITRYVCDNLLNQRGHDGDFLIRDSETNVGDYSVSLKAPGRNKHFRVHVEGALYCIGQRKFHTLDQLVDHYQRAPIYTNKQGEKLYLVRPLPKPTNG; this is translated from the exons ATGTCcagtttgaaaattg GCAAGACCGGTCAAGATGACATTTGCCAtgttgtggccaagtatgacTATGCGGCACAAGGGCCCCAAGAGCTGGACCTCAGGAAGAACGAGCGGTATCTGCTCCTCGACGACTCCAAGCACTGGTGGAAGGTCCAGAACTCCAGGAACCAAGCCGGTTATGTGCCAAGCAACTATGTCAAAAAGGAAAAGCCCTCCCTCTTTGACAGTATCAAGAAAAAGGTAACG GTAAAGAAAGGCGCCGGTTCGAAAACCCTCCCTTCGAACAACTCCCCTTCCCGAACGGTGGAATCCCCCAGCATGGCGCGCCGCCAAGCCGCCGACCCGTCGGAGGCGATCGGCACCGCCGTCGTCAAGTACAACTACCAGGCCCAGCAACCCGACGAACTGTCCCTGGTCAAAGGCTCCAGGATCCTGATCCTGGAGAAGAGCAACGACGGCTGGTGGCGGGGCCAGAGCGGCAACGTGGCGGGCTGGTTCCCATCGAATTATACTCAAGAAGAGGGCGACGCTGACGACACCCTCCACACGTACGCGATGGCCGAGAACGTGCTGGACATCGTCGTCGCCTTGTACGCCTTCTCGTCGACGAACGACCAGGAGTTGTCCTTTGAGAAGGGCGACCGACTGGAGATCCTGGACAGGCCACCGAGCGACCCCGAATGGTACAAAGCCAGAAATGCTCAAGGCCAAATAGGTTTAGTCCCCCGGAATTACCTGCAAGAGTTGTCCGAGTATCTGACGCAGCCGTACCTCGACCGGAAGCAGGAGCCGATGGAGAGGTCGCAAGTGTCGGTGGAGAAGCCCCATCTGGTGGATAAGCCGTGGTACTACGGCAACATCACCCGATACGTGTGTGATAATTTGCTGAATCAGCGAGGCCACGACGGAGACTTCCTCATAAGGGACAGCGAGACCAAC GTGGGCGACTACTCGGTGTCCCTGAAGGCGCCGGGGAGGAACAAGCACTTCCGGGTGCACGTCGAGGGGGCGCTGTACTGCATCGGACAACGAAAATTTCATACGTTAGACCAACTCGTCGACCACTACCAGAGGGCGCCGATCTATACGAACAAACAAGGTGAAAAACTGTACCTAGTACGTCCATTACCAAAACCAACCAACGGATAA
- the Kap-alpha3 gene encoding importin subunit alpha-3, with protein MADQSYKNRIQNFKNKGKDQDEMRRRRNEVTVELRKNKREETLQKRRNVPVVDSTDEDDIEKSLSSTNLEELVAQAAAVDNPALQLLAVQTARKLLSSDRNPPIDPLISSGILPILVMCLERYDEPSLQFESAWALTNIASGTSAQTNRVVQAGAVPFFLKLLHSSQQNVCEQAVWALGNIIGDGPQLRDYVIELGVINPLLSFIKPDVPISFLRNVTWVIVNLCRNKDPPPPIQTIRELLPALNALIHHTDISILVDTVWALSYLTDGGNEQIQMVIDSGVVPKLIPLLSHKEVKVQTAALRAVGNIVTGTDEQTQVVLNCDALSHFPALLSHPKEKICKEAVWFLSNITAGNQMQVQAVIDANLLPKIINNLCKGDFQTQKEAAWAISNLTIGGNKEQVATLIREGVIPPFCDLLNCKDAQVIQVVLDGINNMLKMAGAEVEQLCTMIEECNGLDKIEILQNHDNIDIYKIAYDIIEQYFSGDGEDDPNLAPTAAESGFHFDPNTNVPNEGFKF; from the exons ATGGCGGATCAAAGTTACAAGAATCGCATCcagaatttcaaaaataaaggaaaagaccAAGAT GAGATGCGAAGACGGCGCAACGAGGTCACGGTGGAGTTGCGCAAGAACAAACGGGAGGAGACGTTACAGAAGCGGCGCAACGtgcccgtcgtcgactcgacCGACGAGGACGACATCGAGAAGTCCCTTTCGAGTACCAACCTAGAAGAGCTGGTGGCCCAAGCGGCCGCCGTCGACAACCCGGCGCTCCAGCTCCTCGCGGTGCAGACGGCGCGGAAGCTGCTCTCGTCGGACAGGAACCCCCCGATCGACCCTCTCATCTCCAGCGGGATCCTCCCCATCCTGGTGATGTGTCTAGAGAGGTACGACGAGCCGTCGCTCCAGTTCGAGTCGGCATGGGCCCTGACGAACATCGCCTCGGGCACGTCAGCGCAGACCAACCGGGTGGTCCAAGCGGGAGCCGTGCCCTTCTTCCTCAAGCTGCTCCACTCTTCGCAGCAGAACGTCTGCGAACAGGCCGTGTGGGCGCTGGGGAACATCATCGGCGATGGGCCGCAGTTGAGAGACTATGTTATAGAGCTAGGTGTCATTAATCCATTGCTGTCGTTCATTAAACCAGACGTACCCATCTCGTTCCTGAGGAACGTCACTTGGGTTATCGTTAATTTGTGTAGGAACAAGGACCCGCCCCCGCCCATACAGACTATTAGGGAGTTGTTACCGGCTTTGAACGCGCTTATCCATCATACAGATATCAGT ATATTAGTGGACACAGTGTGGGCATTAAGTTATCTAACCGACGGCGGCAACGAGCAGATCCAGATGGTGATAGACAGCGGCGTCGTCCCCAAGCTGATCCCCCTGCTCAGCCACAAAGAAGTGAAAGTACAGACGGCGGCGCTCCGCGCCGTGGGCAACATCGTCACCGGAACCGACGAACAAACCCAAGTCGTCCTGAACTGCGACGCGTTGTCCCACTTCCCCGCCCTCCTGTCCCACCCGAAGGAAAAAATCTGCAAGGAAGCCGTCTGGTTCCTGTCCAACATAACCGCCGGCAACCAGATGCAAGTGCAGGCGGTGATCGACGCGAATCTCCTGCCCAAGATCATCAACAACCTGTGCAAGGGCGACTTCCAGACGCAGAAGGAGGCCGCCTGGGCCATCAGCAACCTGACCATCGGCGGCAACAAGGAGCAGGTGGCGACCCTGATCCGCGAAGGCGTCATCCCCCCCTTCTGCGACCTGCTCAACTGCAAGGACGCCCAGGTGATTCAGGTCGTGCTGGACGGGATCAACAACATGCTGAAGATGGCGGGGGCGGAGGTGGAGCAGCTGTGCACGATGATCGAGGAGTGCAACGGATTGGACAAGATCGAAATTTTGCAGAATCATGACAATATCGACATTTATAAGATCGCGTACGATATCATCGAGCAGTACTTCAGCGGAGAC GGCGAGGACGACCCGAACCTGGCGCCGACCGCTGCCGAGTCCGGATTCCACTTCGATCCGAACACAAACGTACCGAACGAAGGGTTCAAGTTCTGA